A region of Chloroflexota bacterium DNA encodes the following proteins:
- a CDS encoding D-aminoacylase translates to MSFDLLIRNGRVIDGLGNPWFRADVGISQGRITAVGRLDSSTAESEIDAHDKIVCPGFIDVHNHSDLILLREPDHTPKVAQGITTEILGSDGIGYAPMSRKHLRETTQLYHAINGDLPQDVEPWRTIPEYLDRFDGKVAVNVAFQVPHNALRLAVLGWENSPAHEDDLNQMARLAAEAMEQGCVGFATGLSYHPHVFCGLEELVAISQAVAAYGGVYNTHMRYHLGDQFLDPVHETLDVARQADIQVHIAHYLISGVHTWGLSSQRLALVDAARAEGLDVTYDAYCYPAGSTTGMFVLPLWMGADGPNAMLKRVRSPNVMAQILDEIEGRERDFYARMQITHIGLERYREWEGRRLADVADEVGEAPDALLLRLLDETALEIGFTFHFGNEADVQAIIQHPAHMGSTDAIMMGSSPHPRAYGTYPRFLGHYARELGLFTLEDAIRRFTGFPAQRFGLSDRGIIRNGMAADIVVFDPATVIDRSTFDDPRQYPDGIEHVLVNGTPVIADRAPTGARPGRALRRG, encoded by the coding sequence ATGTCCTTTGACCTACTCATTCGCAACGGCCGTGTCATCGACGGGCTGGGCAACCCGTGGTTCCGTGCCGATGTGGGAATTAGCCAAGGCCGCATTACCGCCGTCGGACGCTTGGATTCTTCTACCGCAGAGTCCGAGATCGATGCCCACGACAAAATCGTCTGCCCCGGCTTCATCGATGTCCACAATCACTCCGATCTGATCCTCCTGCGCGAACCGGACCACACCCCCAAAGTCGCGCAGGGCATCACCACCGAGATTCTCGGCTCCGACGGTATCGGCTACGCGCCCATGTCGCGCAAGCACTTGCGCGAGACCACACAGCTTTACCATGCCATCAATGGCGATTTGCCCCAGGACGTAGAGCCTTGGCGGACCATTCCCGAGTACTTGGACCGCTTCGACGGCAAAGTTGCCGTCAACGTGGCCTTTCAAGTGCCGCATAATGCGCTGCGGTTGGCCGTGCTTGGCTGGGAGAATTCCCCCGCTCACGAGGATGACCTCAATCAGATGGCGCGTCTGGCGGCGGAAGCCATGGAGCAGGGCTGCGTGGGCTTTGCCACCGGCCTCTCGTACCACCCGCACGTGTTCTGCGGGCTGGAAGAACTCGTCGCCATCAGCCAGGCCGTTGCCGCCTACGGCGGCGTGTACAACACGCACATGCGCTACCACCTCGGCGACCAGTTCCTTGATCCGGTGCATGAAACACTCGACGTTGCCCGCCAGGCCGACATTCAGGTGCACATCGCCCACTACCTCATCTCCGGCGTCCATACCTGGGGATTGAGCAGCCAGCGGCTGGCGCTGGTGGATGCGGCCCGCGCCGAAGGTCTGGACGTTACCTACGATGCGTATTGCTATCCCGCCGGCTCGACAACCGGCATGTTCGTGCTGCCGCTGTGGATGGGCGCGGATGGACCGAATGCCATGTTGAAGCGTGTCCGCTCGCCCAACGTCATGGCGCAAATCCTCGACGAAATCGAGGGCCGTGAGCGCGACTTCTACGCCCGCATGCAGATTACGCACATCGGGCTGGAGCGCTACCGGGAATGGGAAGGCCGCCGCCTGGCGGACGTGGCCGACGAGGTCGGCGAAGCGCCCGACGCGCTCCTGCTGCGGCTCCTCGATGAGACCGCGCTGGAGATCGGCTTTACGTTCCACTTTGGCAACGAGGCCGACGTGCAGGCGATTATCCAGCATCCCGCCCACATGGGCTCCACCGACGCCATCATGATGGGCAGTTCTCCCCATCCCCGCGCCTACGGCACCTACCCTCGCTTCCTGGGCCACTACGCCCGCGAACTCGGCCTCTTCACGCTGGAAGACGCCATCCGGCGTTTCACCGGCTTCCCGGCGCAGCGCTTTGGGCTGAGCGACCGCGGCATCATCCGCAACGGCATGGCCGCCGACATCGTAGTCTTCGATCCTGCGACCGTCATAGACCGGTCCACGTTCGACGACCCACGGCAATATCCCGACGGCATCGAACACGTGCTCGTCAACGGTACACCCGTCATCGCAGACCGCGCCCCCACCGGCGCGCGTCCGGGCCGGGCGCTCCGGCGAGGGTAA
- a CDS encoding ABC transporter ATP-binding protein — MDSNPVVQTEGLTKRYGSILAVDDLSLTVPRGHVFGLLGPNGSGKTTTMGMLLGLTRPTAGSFSLFGEQGNNLDALRRVGAIVETPTFYPYLTGRQNLAYFQGILGRGTASELDDLLEQVRLADRADDRFHTYSLGMKQRLGLAYALLGDPELLFLDEPTNGMDPAGMAEMRGLIRSLGTKDRTVFLSSHLLNEVEQVCDSVVILSKGKLIAQGSVDELLKGRGQVRLRTTDNAQAVAVLAALEWVDDVKTENGTVVVTAPSERAAELSAALSRAEIYVTELSSGKESLESYFLEITAAEEGEEAR, encoded by the coding sequence ATGGACTCTAACCCCGTCGTTCAGACGGAGGGTCTCACGAAGAGGTACGGCAGCATCCTTGCCGTGGACGATCTTTCGCTGACGGTACCGCGCGGCCATGTCTTTGGATTGCTGGGCCCCAATGGCTCCGGCAAGACCACCACCATGGGCATGCTGCTGGGTCTCACGCGGCCGACCGCCGGCAGCTTCAGCCTGTTTGGCGAGCAGGGCAATAACCTGGACGCCCTGCGCCGCGTCGGCGCTATCGTCGAGACCCCGACGTTCTATCCGTACCTCACGGGCCGCCAGAATCTCGCCTATTTCCAGGGCATCTTGGGGCGAGGGACGGCGTCGGAACTCGATGATCTGCTCGAGCAAGTTAGACTGGCGGACCGCGCCGATGACCGCTTCCACACGTACTCATTGGGCATGAAGCAGCGACTGGGTCTGGCCTACGCGCTCTTAGGCGATCCGGAGCTACTCTTCCTGGATGAGCCCACCAACGGCATGGACCCCGCCGGCATGGCCGAGATGCGCGGACTAATCCGCAGCCTGGGGACTAAGGACCGCACGGTCTTTCTTTCGAGTCACCTGCTCAACGAGGTTGAACAGGTGTGCGATAGCGTGGTGATTCTCTCCAAGGGCAAGCTGATCGCGCAGGGGTCGGTTGACGAACTGCTCAAAGGGCGCGGACAGGTCCGCCTCCGCACCACCGACAATGCCCAGGCGGTCGCTGTCCTGGCGGCATTGGAGTGGGTAGATGACGTGAAAACCGAGAACGGCACTGTAGTGGTCACGGCGCCGTCGGAGCGCGCGGCGGAATTGAGTGCCGCGCTGAGCCGGGCAGAGATATATGTAACTGAATTGTCGTCCGGCAAGGAGTCGCTGGAAAGCTACTTCCTGGAAATCACTGCCGCCGAGGAAGGAGAAGAAGCCAGATGA
- a CDS encoding DUF86 domain-containing protein, which yields MTDEDRVRLHHMLDASRKAVALVSGISLEQYTAAESFGLRAATERFIEITGEAAHHVSDGLKAQLPEIPWRQIADMRNHLIHGYMTTSDRTVWNTAVKHVPRLVAQLEQLLGAP from the coding sequence ATGACCGATGAGGATCGGGTACGCTTGCATCACATGCTCGATGCATCGAGAAAGGCGGTAGCCTTGGTCTCCGGTATCTCTCTGGAGCAATACACTGCTGCGGAGAGTTTTGGATTGCGCGCCGCCACAGAACGGTTCATCGAGATTACTGGAGAGGCGGCGCACCATGTCTCAGACGGCCTCAAAGCGCAGCTCCCAGAGATTCCCTGGCGGCAAATTGCCGATATGCGCAACCACCTTATCCATGGATACATGACTACCAGTGACCGGACCGTGTGGAACACTGCCGTCAAACATGTGCCTCGTCTTGTCGCACAACTTGAGCAACTATTGGGCGCACCATGA
- a CDS encoding nucleotidyltransferase domain-containing protein: MIPTREFVLAELFKVRTTLLSFRVRRIGVFGSVSRNTARDDSDIDIIVDFASSDENAANLFGLQYFLRDHFQRKVDVITESGLKSFSRDLVMRDAVFLEGLHEMEPEAEKALSQA, encoded by the coding sequence ATGATCCCAACTCGAGAATTCGTGCTTGCCGAACTCTTCAAAGTCCGCACGACGCTGCTCTCTTTCCGCGTGCGGCGCATCGGGGTATTTGGCTCCGTATCGCGCAACACGGCTCGCGACGACAGCGATATTGACATCATTGTGGATTTTGCGAGTTCCGACGAAAATGCCGCGAACCTCTTCGGACTCCAATACTTTCTGAGGGACCATTTCCAACGCAAGGTAGATGTCATAACCGAGAGTGGCCTAAAGTCTTTCTCCCGCGACTTGGTGATGCGGGACGCGGTTTTTCTCGAAGGTTTGCACGAGATGGAGCCGGAGGCAGAGAAGGCACTCTCGCAGGCGTAG
- a CDS encoding thiamine pyrophosphate-binding protein, whose translation MTRKLGRELTHYPNTISRTLMAAAQQNSELTVAAYIARFLRQQGIQRFWGVTGGENVDLINACYAEHVEFQLVHHENTAAFLAQNTAFVTGVPSVLLTTLGPGATNMINAVADAYLARLPVIVITADFEDPTVEFATHQNAPLLELLRPITKWNVRLTPANVADALAYAWAVAAQGRPGPVHLALPAAVARQPLAAMPLHASARPLGVLDAAPLPHTALARLTTCDAPVVVLGLETNHRLSQESIVALAEQWGAPVINMPMSKGVFPEDHPLFAGIHSVYGYAIVDEFLDQADCILAVGLDGSDFIHPWQTEATTIAIHPHTEVDSAFAADYVLVGDLDSTVRMLTPELSHQGDWGARAAAACREKIRQRLAPKRTGGETGVPPQVLLSTLRALTPPETVFACDVGSHKLLACQMWQSTQPQTFLVSNGLSTMGFGVPAALAARLCDPERPVVCVTGDGGLLMYAGELETVKRLAPESSSPFVIVVFVDSTLALIRMKSEERGYAGIENDFGFTDYMQLAAAFGLTAFHIQREDECAAELQEALAQDQPALVAVEVNVDEYRHMGG comes from the coding sequence GTGACGCGCAAGCTAGGGAGAGAACTCACTCACTATCCTAACACCATTTCACGTACCCTCATGGCTGCAGCCCAACAGAATTCAGAACTCACGGTCGCGGCGTATATTGCCAGATTTCTCCGTCAGCAGGGCATTCAACGCTTCTGGGGCGTCACCGGCGGTGAGAACGTCGATCTCATCAACGCCTGCTACGCTGAACACGTAGAATTCCAGCTCGTCCACCACGAAAATACCGCCGCTTTCTTGGCGCAAAACACCGCCTTTGTGACCGGCGTTCCATCGGTCTTACTCACCACCCTGGGACCCGGCGCTACGAATATGATCAATGCCGTTGCCGACGCGTATCTGGCACGGCTTCCGGTCATCGTGATCACCGCTGACTTTGAAGACCCTACCGTGGAGTTTGCTACGCATCAGAATGCGCCGTTGCTGGAGCTTCTGCGGCCCATCACCAAATGGAACGTGCGCCTGACCCCCGCCAACGTGGCGGATGCGCTGGCCTATGCGTGGGCCGTGGCGGCGCAAGGGCGTCCCGGTCCGGTGCATCTCGCGCTACCGGCTGCCGTGGCGCGCCAGCCCCTGGCCGCAATGCCTCTACACGCCTCGGCACGCCCTCTCGGTGTCTTGGACGCCGCGCCGTTGCCGCATACCGCGCTCGCGCGTCTCACGACCTGCGACGCGCCGGTGGTAGTCCTGGGACTGGAAACCAACCATCGTCTCAGTCAAGAATCTATTGTCGCGCTGGCAGAGCAATGGGGCGCGCCGGTGATCAATATGCCCATGAGCAAGGGTGTCTTTCCTGAGGACCACCCGTTGTTTGCCGGGATTCACAGCGTATACGGCTATGCCATCGTTGATGAATTCCTCGATCAGGCCGATTGCATCCTGGCGGTCGGTTTGGACGGTTCCGATTTTATCCATCCCTGGCAGACAGAGGCGACCACGATTGCCATCCACCCACATACTGAGGTCGATTCAGCTTTTGCGGCAGACTACGTGCTCGTTGGCGATTTAGACTCCACCGTGCGCATGCTCACGCCCGAACTCTCCCATCAGGGAGACTGGGGGGCGCGCGCGGCGGCAGCCTGCCGCGAGAAGATCCGGCAGCGCTTGGCGCCAAAACGCACGGGCGGCGAAACGGGCGTGCCCCCACAAGTCCTGCTCTCGACGCTCCGCGCATTGACGCCGCCGGAAACGGTCTTTGCCTGCGACGTCGGATCGCACAAACTGCTCGCGTGCCAAATGTGGCAGAGCACGCAGCCCCAGACATTCCTCGTCTCCAACGGCCTTTCGACCATGGGCTTTGGTGTGCCGGCGGCTTTGGCCGCCAGGCTCTGCGACCCTGAGCGTCCGGTGGTCTGCGTCACCGGCGACGGTGGTTTGCTCATGTATGCCGGTGAACTGGAGACCGTGAAGCGCCTGGCGCCTGAGAGCAGCTCGCCGTTCGTCATTGTCGTCTTCGTCGACTCCACGTTGGCCTTGATTCGCATGAAGTCGGAAGAGCGGGGATACGCAGGCATCGAGAATGACTTTGGATTCACTGACTACATGCAGCTTGCCGCCGCGTTCGGCTTGACTGCATTCCACATTCAGCGAGAAGACGAGTGCGCCGCCGAACTCCAGGAAGCTCTGGCGCAAGACCAGCCTGCGCTCGTAGCAGTGGAGGTAAATGTAGACGAGTATCGACACATGGGCGGCTAA
- the rplI gene encoding 50S ribosomal protein L9 — protein sequence MRVVLLKNVPDLGQAGEVKDVADGHARNFLIPRGFAQKATKGSERLWEDQQAATVRRAATERQEAAETAAKLSGSTIVVTARAGEQDRLYGSVTSQQIAEAIKEQTEIEIDRHALELEQPIRDLGTFTVSIKLGHAIEAAISVEVQKEEV from the coding sequence ATGCGTGTCGTCTTGCTAAAGAACGTGCCGGACCTTGGTCAGGCTGGCGAAGTGAAGGATGTTGCCGACGGTCACGCGCGCAATTTCCTCATCCCGCGCGGCTTTGCCCAAAAGGCAACCAAGGGCTCCGAGCGCTTGTGGGAGGATCAACAGGCCGCCACGGTGCGGCGCGCGGCGACGGAACGGCAGGAGGCCGCGGAGACTGCAGCCAAGCTCAGCGGCTCGACCATCGTCGTCACCGCGCGCGCCGGTGAACAAGATCGCCTGTACGGCTCGGTCACCAGTCAGCAGATTGCCGAGGCAATCAAGGAACAGACGGAAATCGAGATCGATCGGCATGCGCTTGAATTGGAGCAGCCAATTCGTGACCTCGGTACCTTTACGGTTTCGATCAAGCTCGGACACGCCATAGAAGCGGCGATCTCAGTGGAAGTGCAAAAAGAGGAAGTGTAA
- a CDS encoding acetamidase/formamidase family protein, with the protein MATVHRHEPNIYYYTFAPHEPALRINSGDRVIAKTVDAGHWDSNGEQLPEELRYSRADTEFRQANPQVGPYYVEEAAVGDVLRVRILRVDLNRDWAFSRFNPGFGNLGVEDYPGGPTGLNEPLPQKYYHWDIDLESQMATLDLPESKLGSITIPCQPFLGCIGVAPRFGEHISTLSSAHHGGNMDCVETGPGTTVYLPVFVKGAYLQFADVHAAQGDGELCGVALETTAEVEVEVEVIKSGGPIHWPRFENDEWIMVAANARPLMDAYKIAHVELIRWLASDYGFDLWDAFQVVSQVGRTRVGNVVDPNFTVVAKFPKQYLP; encoded by the coding sequence ATGGCTACCGTACACCGACACGAACCGAACATCTATTACTATACGTTTGCCCCGCACGAACCGGCGCTGCGTATAAACTCTGGCGACCGCGTTATCGCCAAGACGGTGGATGCCGGTCATTGGGACAGCAATGGCGAGCAGTTGCCGGAGGAGCTGCGCTATTCCCGCGCCGACACTGAGTTCCGCCAGGCCAACCCGCAGGTCGGCCCCTACTACGTGGAAGAGGCCGCAGTGGGCGACGTCTTGCGTGTCCGCATCCTGCGGGTAGACCTGAACCGCGACTGGGCCTTTTCGCGTTTCAATCCCGGGTTTGGGAACCTGGGGGTGGAGGACTATCCCGGCGGGCCGACCGGTCTCAACGAGCCGCTGCCGCAGAAGTACTACCACTGGGATATCGACCTCGAAAGCCAGATGGCGACGCTGGACTTGCCGGAGAGCAAACTCGGCAGCATCACCATCCCGTGCCAGCCATTCCTGGGCTGCATCGGCGTGGCTCCGCGCTTCGGGGAGCACATCAGCACGCTCTCATCCGCCCACCACGGCGGCAACATGGATTGCGTGGAGACCGGGCCTGGCACGACCGTCTATCTGCCGGTATTCGTGAAGGGCGCATACCTGCAATTTGCCGACGTGCACGCCGCCCAAGGCGACGGCGAACTCTGCGGCGTGGCGCTGGAGACAACGGCGGAAGTGGAGGTGGAGGTCGAGGTCATCAAGAGCGGTGGCCCGATACACTGGCCGCGCTTTGAGAACGACGAGTGGATCATGGTCGCGGCCAACGCGCGTCCGCTTATGGACGCCTATAAGATTGCCCACGTGGAACTGATCCGCTGGCTTGCCAGCGACTACGGGTTCGATCTGTGGGACGCTTTTCAAGTAGTTTCCCAGGTGGGCCGCACCCGCGTCGGCAACGTCGTCGACCCGAATTTCACCGTGGTTGCGAAGTTCCCGAAGCAGTATTTGCCGTAG